A region from the Silene latifolia isolate original U9 population chromosome 7, ASM4854445v1, whole genome shotgun sequence genome encodes:
- the LOC141592461 gene encoding protein FLX-like 4, translating into MSARGRSTVPGMMQHGQPPGIGTSSGHRPLDHPELTAQVAEIDRLLLENRKLATSVRAMRMDLGAAQDEIKRLSSHIRSTETESDIQIRVLLEKIEKMESSIKAGDGVKKDLQQAHKEAQSLLAARKELLSNIQKASQEIEMYHTDIKNIPDMISEIDGMRVEHQRLRSAFEHEKNINIDLVERMQSMESKLLAMSRELDTLRAESLKAENRAQVTAPYHSSYQNSDPQYRSLYRDNGPYYDPYSRAHIHTTANGTTEGVVPHAHANGPIPSAGAISSPNVSGASAPMDWDGTYDRSTTWK; encoded by the exons ATGAGTGCAAGAGGCCGTTCCACAGTACCTGGGATGATGCAGCATGGCCAACCTCCCGGGATAGGGACTTCTTCTGGCCATCGCCCTCTAGATCATCCAGAGTTGACGGCTCAGGTTGCGGAAATAGACCGTCTTTTGTTGGAAAACAGGAAATTAGCGACATCAGTAAGAGCTATGAGGATGGATCTTGGGGCTGCTCAGGATGAAATAAAGAGGCTTAGTTCACACATTAGAAGTACTGAGACGGAAAGTGATATTCAAATCAGAGTTTTGCTAGAAAAGATTGAAAAAATGGAGTCCAGCATTAAAGCTGGGGATGGTGTGAAAAAGGACCTACAACAGGCACACAAGGAGGCTCAAAGCCTACTTGCAGCTAGAAAAGAACTCTTATCGAACATTCAGAAAGCCAGTCAGGAGATTGAGATGTACCATACTGACATCAAGAATATTCCTGATATGATATCTGAAATAGACGGCATGCGAGTCGAGCATCAACGTTTGCG TTCTGCCTTTGagcatgaaaagaatataaacaTTGATCTAGTGGAACGAATGCAATCGATGGAAAGCAAGCTATTAGCAATGTCAAGGGAGCTTGACACATTACGAGCTGAATCACTCAAAGCCGAGAATAGAGCACAAG TGACAGCTCCATATCACAGTTCATATCAAAATTCGGATCCTCAGTATCGCTCCTTATACCGGGATAATGGTCCTTATTATGATCCTTATAGCAGGGCTCATATTCATACAACAGCTAATGGAACCACGGAGGGAGTGGTTCCACATGCCCATGCTAACGGTCCAATTCCCTCAGCAGGCGCCATTTCAAGCCCTAATGTCTCGGGTGCTTCAGCTCCTATGGATTGGGATGGAACGTATGATCGGAGCACTACCTGGAAGTAA
- the LOC141590467 gene encoding uncharacterized protein LOC141590467 — protein MYNVSKRKKAPSFMKGSSYEEYTKYRNSPEFKEASARNKINRKRGDKDAKVEPTHYGGSQSFHDRVVLDTKKNKGKVPTIVDLFVDTHAKKTSKGKLIFAKEKDQQLYEQFLVRRKNNPEIDDNELWFDLVEGFQRGDVYGAGSAKDIFYPPTRRRGSISSQQQPYTPSVVSVLQAQLAAGRGGMPRGRGGMPREIMKFGG, from the exons atgtataacgtgtctaagaggaagaaggcgccatctttcatgaaag GTTCGTCATATGAGGAATATACCAAGTACCGGAACAGTCCTGAGTTCAAGGAAGCATCGGCCCGGAACAAGATCAACAGGAAAAGAGGAGATAAGGACGCGAAAGTTGAGCCTACTCATTATGGAGGGTCTCAATCTTTTCATGATCGTGTGGTGTTAGAT accaagaagaataagggtaaggtacccacgattgttgatctctttgttgacactcacgcaaagaagacaagcaagggcaagttgatcttcgcgaaggaaaaagatcaacagttatat gaacaattccttgtccgtaggaagaacaacccggaaattgatgacaatgagctatggtttgatcttgttgaggggttccaaagaggagatgtgtatggagccgggtcggcaaaggatattttctaccctcctacaagaagaagagggtcaatttcctcccaacaacaaccttataccccaagtgtcgtgagtgtgctccaagctcaattagccgcggggagaggcgggatgccgagagggagaggcgggatgccgagagagattatgaaattcggaggatga